The following is a genomic window from Takifugu rubripes chromosome 13, fTakRub1.2, whole genome shotgun sequence.
TATATGATTTTATGTAATTTAACGTCGACCTTTTAATTTCTTGGtaaatgctgccatctagtggcaatAGTTTTCAACTGTTGGTGTTTAATACGTGACTACAACAAATATCGCGAGAGCTACAAGTACGGTATAATGACGAGTTACCGTTTCCGGCAAGAGAGCTGCAGCGCGGGAAAATAGACTGGGGGGTGTGTGGAAGTGAAATATATATTCTGTACTTTATACTGACAGATATTGGTTCAGAAATACATCTATGGATCCATCGGAGGCAGAATTCCTCGCCGAGAAAGAGACGATAACGATAATTCCCAATTTCAGCTTGGACAAAGTCTTTTTAATCGGGGTAAATATCTGCGTATGAGGCTGTTTGACGAGTTTTGTGATCGCTTGCCGGTAGGTTTTTCGTGATAGATTTAATTTTAACGTTCattgtttattaaaatgtttccGTCAGGGTGATCTCGGGCCCTTCAACCCCGGCCTGCCTGTGGATGTCCCCGTGTGGTTCGCCCTCAACctgaaacagagacagaaatgtcGGATTGTCCCTCCTGCCTGGATGGATGTGGGTCAGTCTCAGTTTATTGTCATTCATCCGCATATTTCTTTAATTAAGTGGCAACGACCTCTAAGAATTCGGTTATATTGTATTACAGTTAGGGTGTGATTGTTATTTAAACGGTCCATATGGTGAAAATATCATCCAATTAAAGAGCTGATGTGTATAACACTGAATCCACAATATTATATCCGTCCATCATTACCATCATGAACAGTTTGTGAATTTGCTGCTAATGttcagagaagctggaggagatgagagacctggagaggagagagggggccTTTACTCCCGTTCCCAGTCCGTTCTACATGGAGCTGAGCAAACTGCTGCTCAACTAGTGAGgcccactttaaaaaaaaggctctttttCCTGGGTTTCGTGTGGTGActtgtgtgtctctgcagcgcGTCTGACAACATCCCCAAAGCTGATGAGATCCGCACGCTGGTCAAAGACATCTGGGACACGCGGATCGCCAAACTGCGCCTGTCTGCCGACAGATTCATCAGTCAGATGGAGGCTCACGCCAGGGTGAGGCGCACACGCCACCTTCACATGCTCCAGCGTCACCCCGGAGCCGGCTGgctatcatttatttattacaatAATTATTGGCTCCGCATGAGTATTTGTTGTATTGTCGGATTCATCCTATGAAAGAATTGCACCCCGGGGAGGCGAGGGTAATGACGGGGGGTAATCGGATCGCGTGGTTTTGCCTCCGTGTAATGTTGGAATTTCCGTTCGTGATCAGACGGTAGGAAAAAGAAGGCACATTTGGGCTGCTGGTGTTTCAGATGTGTTTAGATTTGACGAGCAGAAGAATTTGGATCGCGCCTCGCGTCACGGTTTTACCGTCAGTATTGCAAAGTCAGCTTCTCCTCCGTGTCTTCACCGTGTAGCTGGACAACTTGACGCTGATGGAGATCAACACCATTCGCTCGTTTCTCCTGGACTCTCTCAACTGCATGTACAGACTGCGCTCCAATCTGCAGCCCGGCTCCAGTAAAGACCGAGCCGACTACTGAGCTCCAGATCCACGTCCAAgcaagaaaatgtaaatgtttctgTAAATATTTCTGCTCTTGGAGTTTTGCTCTGGAACTGTTGTGACTTTTTATCTTGAAGATTTGTGTTTAATTTGTCATGATTTGCCCAGTAAAACAACTTTCATTCTATAAAGACAAAAATCCTGTTTTATGCAAGAATTCTATTCCTTTAACTGGTCCACAACACCCTCGGGGTCTCTGTTAAGGTCTACGTTTAGAAATGTAATGAAAACTAATCTATTAGCTGGACGCAGGCAGGAGATGATGGGTAACATTTTTgaaaattttattttttgtctgaAATCACAGCCATATATTCATAAATACCTAATTACTACATTCAACAAAGAATATATTACATTACAATGGATTCAAACaagtacattttaaaaacaggattTCACAGCATCTAGACATCCTCCACTGAGTAATGGGGCTATTGCATGGCCGTGtgtgagctgggggggggcagggggggctgCTGTACTGCACCGTCCTTCCCGGGTGGTTGGCGGCTCAACGCGCACGCTTCTGTGAGCTGATCTATGAGGGAACGAGctacggcggggggggggggttacagatGTTCCGTCCCTGATCGCTGCGACTCATTCATATGCCCCCAAATTATTGAGGCACTTATAACATgcggtggagggggagggggaggggggggctgtgctTCACTTTTGAGAAATGTTTACTTATGTGTTTTTGAGCATAAATACTGAAATGACCCGACAGCCCCGATGTTACAACTGGCACGGCTGGAGGAGACGGCTCCGGGGCCCTCAGCGGCCGGCCCGGCCCCCACCTCCTGGCGGcggccggcccggcccggcccccACCTCCTGGCGGcggccggcccggcccggcccccACCTCCTGGCGGcggccggcccggcccggcccccACCTCCTGGCGGcggccggcccggcccggcccccACCTCCTGGCTGCCAGAAAGCTCCAGTCCAGTCTGTCAGATTTCCGCACAACAACTTGGCAAGTTTTGAACAGCAAACGCTCCCATTGGTCACTTTGGCACCGCGTCCTCGACGGCTGCTGATGAGGGCGAGATCGTGTCAGGCGCGACAGGCAAACAGCCGTATTGTAGAGGTcaaatatggggggggggggggggggtgaatatGGAAATGACCCAGTCACACCAGCAGTAGAGTCTGACTggaggacatgggggggggcaggaaccaCGTCTCCACATCGGTTGCTTGGCTGAGCTCATGCGTCAGGTGAGGACGCGCTGTCCCGCTGCCTGGAGCGacgggacgaggacgaggacgagtgCGTCCTGCTCTGTGGGTTCATGTCTTCAGATCAGCTGTTCTGGccagcagcagtaaaacacTAAAAGCAAGGTTTGctttccaacccccccccaaaaaaagcataaacatataaaaatggcaagctgtttttctttaaaagaacAATGAATAAcgtaataaaaacatacaaaaattcTTTTAAGTCTTCATATTATATATACAATACAAGGCTGAAGCACCTTTTAAATTCTTATTCTCAAATTTTctattttgaaataaaacattttccttaattcttttcaaaaatgtgcattttctaAATTCTTCCCTCGTTAGATCAGTTCTTTGTTGTAACACAGTACCACCAGGTAGTTCTTCAGCTTTTATTCATTAAGTGCATTTCCAGTTCAAAAGCTCACGGCCATAAATATCTGTCCAAACTGGCGTTCCGGTCCCTTTGACCACGCCCCTCCCGGAGTAGCCCCTCCCTCATTGGCAGgattgtctgtttgtctgtggcGGTGAGGGAGGCGGGGGCCGAACATAAGAGCAGCAGGGACTGAAGACAGTGAAAGCAGGTGCGTGCGTGTTCTGTGCGTTCCTGCGCCGTACTCTCGCTGATCTTGGGGGGTTGGCTACATTGGCACGTGTTGGTGGGTCGCGGCACAGTCTGTGGCGGGCTGCGACCCAATGACTGCCCATCCTTcaccattcattcattcatttcatgGAGCCAGCCGGTCTCCTCCATGGAGCCATGAGGACCGAGCCGAGGAAAATAAACTCTGGGTGTGAGTCAGAACGGGTAGGTGGCCGTGGGCCTGGGGGCCATGTGGGCAGCGTGTCGGGGTCACCTGGGGGGGTAGCCCTTGTAATGGCTGCCTCTGGACCAGTGGGGGGTCTGGGGCAGCGTCAAGCACTTCCTGAAGTGTTCCAGCTCTGCTTGGAGCTTCTCCCGTTCTACTGCCAGCTTCTGCCTCTGGGCCATCAGCTCCTGGAGGACAGGGAAGAAAAAGTTAGAAGCACTTTCAACACACAGAACCGGCGGGtgcaatgacacacacacacacacacacacacacacacacgcacacacgcgcgcacacacacacacacatacacacacacacacacacacacgcacacacacacacacacacacacacacacacacgcgcacacatgcgcacacacacacacacacacgcacacacgcgcgcacacacacacacacacacacacacgcacacacgcgcgcacacacacacacacacacacacacacacacacacacacgcacacacgcgcacacacacacacacacacacacatattatatTTCTGTGGCTTTAACTTCACTTGTATTGCAAATAAGCATTCAAATGAATTCTGATTTAGCCAAATGTTTGTTTCCCCGGTCAACGTTTCATTATTCCCATTCCCTCACTCCTCCCACCCGGGTGTTTCCCTTGTACCCAGAATGACAACGTGCAGGAGCGCTGGAGGATTCCTCCGTGTTTGAATCTTACCCCCATACTGTGAGACAGCTGCTCCGCAGTCAGGCTGAGGTTGTAGTTCTGAGCTTCGAGCTTGCGACACTGACTCTGCAACACTTGTCGCTCCAAACTTTGATCTAATGATGATTGGGGGGGATTCAAGCACACAGAAAGCTCTTGGTTATTTTTAAAAGGCACTGAAAATCCCAGGAAAATAATTATTACAAATGAAGATGATGTAAAATGCTTAAATTGCTGTAATGTAAATGAGGTTCCCCAATGGAATTATGCTAGATGGAGAAATAATGTCGCCCCCATGTGGCCACATAGCAGAACAACAGCTGGAAACTATATAGactatttaatttaattattcCTTGAGaccagaaataaataaaatgatcagGCTCTGAATATATATTCcagaaaataaattatttttatattaaaagtgtaaaaaacccaaaaacaacaCAGCTGAATTGCTATTTTAATATCAACGGCAGCTTCTTACCTTCAATATATTCCTGATAAGCTTCAAATATTGACTCAATCCCCTGCCACCTGGGGGGAggagcctcctcttcctcatcgtcctcctcctcctccgagtcATCTGGACCTGAAAGATTCTCTCTTGTTCCTGAAACCTCCCGGTGTGGAGCGACAGAGGCGTGctgtccgttggactgggggtgcgTCTGAGACAGCGGATGGGGAAACGAATGTGCATTGGAGTAGGTTTGTGAGTGAGTCTGGGGGGGTCGTCCAGGCGTGCTCTGAAGCTCGGGAATGTTGTAGTGAACCGAGGACTCTTGGAGGTGCGATGACTCTGATGTTCCAGAGGTTCCACCTAAAGAGCAACGTACTGTTAAATAAAGGCTAACTGAGTGGCTAAAATGGCGGGTCAGAGTATCTtcactctgattggctgagatgATAATTGGGCTTGATTAGGTAACGTCACAGTCATCACCTGTGCTTGTGTAACTTacctttgtgtttctgcagagccTTCTGAGTAGACTGGAGAACGGACTCATGGAACTGCTGGGCAAATTCCTCTGGAGTGAAGCTGTCCCACGGCTTGGTGCGTCCGTTGATGGTGTGGGGGCCATCTTTAGCCTGCAGGGGGAGTGGGGACCGCAAGCTGTTCAGCAGGCTGGAGCTCTTCTTGGAGCTTGGTACCTCACTGGGCCCCCGGGCCTTGTCTGGGTAGACAGCTGGAGATGGGGGTTCCTTTGGTCTTAATGTGTCCCCGAGGGGTTTTGGATTGCCATTGGGGGACGATGGGCAATGTGAGGAGGGGCTCTGTGATCGGACACTGTGGTGGTCTTCTGGTTCAGAGGGAAGCAAGGCGAGTGCAGAATCTGCAACCACATCAAAGTGTTACTGGCAAAACATACTGAAATTAGGAAAAGGGGATGATGGGTCCTCCCATCCAGCAACAGCACGCGAGGGAACATTAATGTCAGAAAAACGTCCTGTTTACGCTCGTATTCCTCACCAGAGACGTGTGCTGGAGGACTCTTACACAGCGGATGAGGAGCATGCCTGATGGAATCCAGGGTTATGCTCTTTTCTTTGATGGCTTGCAGCAGCTCTACTACCTTTTCGTTGTctaagagagggaaaaaaaacctagATTAATAACATGCACTCAAACTCCAGTAATATGCTTTTCATAACAGGCGCCTTGAGTGCTGCCATCTGTAGGTGGCAGAGGGTAAATCAAGAGGATTAGAGGAGGAAGACTTTAACCCCAGTGCTGCCACTCCCAGTACCTCACGAGTGTAACTGCGTATACACACACGTTCCTCTAACTGGGGTAATGTAAAACATTACATTATGCATACAGTGTTAAATATACATTGCACATAATACAAGAGTTTCAGCTTGACGTGTACACTGTTTGACCCTTTTGTGATTGCCTTCCGGGCTTGACTGGAAATATTAACGTGAACACAGTGAATGCAAAGCAGGCAGGGGCCGGCTGAAGTGAAGTGTCAGCTCGATATAGAGCCAAAGGGGAGTAACTACCTCGTTCTACAGGCTAAATGAGTGTGCAGTCGCTTCTTGC
Proteins encoded in this region:
- the gins2 gene encoding DNA replication complex GINS protein PSF2; translation: MDPSEAEFLAEKETITIIPNFSLDKVFLIGGDLGPFNPGLPVDVPVWFALNLKQRQKCRIVPPAWMDVEKLEEMRDLERREGAFTPVPSPFYMELSKLLLNYASDNIPKADEIRTLVKDIWDTRIAKLRLSADRFISQMEAHARLDNLTLMEINTIRSFLLDSLNCMYRLRSNLQPGSSKDRADY